The Pseudomonas sp. PDM14 genomic interval GGCAGATCAGCTCGACATAACGCACATCGGGGTTGGCGGCGCGGAAGGCACGGACTTCGCTGAGCAGGTCGGGGAATGTCGTTGTTGTGGTCATGGTGGCTATCTGCACGGGTCAGGTGAAGACCCAGAGGACTCGCGTCGGTTGGTCGGAAAGATTGGCGTAGCGAAATTGCGCGTGCGGCGGCAGCTGGAAACTGTCGTTGCGATAGAGGGTCACCGGCTCGGCGTGGTCATCGCCGTACCAGACGGTCAGCTCGCCTTCGAGGACGAAACCGCCCTGCTCGGAGCTATCGTCCAGATGGCCCTCGCCGCTGGTGGCGCCGGGCTCCAGATGGCTTTCGAGCATGGAGAAACCGGCCGACATGCTCGGCGAGGCCAACACATCGGTGATGCCGCCGGCGTAGTAGAGCGTGCGGCGCTCGTCCGGGCGGGTCACCCAGCGCACCGCGCGGGGCTTGTTCAGGCTGTAGAAATAGGTGGTCGGCACGCCCAGCGCTTCGCTGATGGTGGTGAGGTCGGCCACGGTCGGGCGTGACAGGCCGCGTTCGACCTGGGAGAGGAAGCCCACCGAACGGCCGATGCGTTCGGCCAGTTCATTGAGGGTGACGTTCTTGTGCTTGCGCAGATCGCGCACCAGGATCGCCAGGCCTTCGATTTCATCCTGCATGTCCATCGGTATTTCCTGTGTTGCCGTC includes:
- a CDS encoding helix-turn-helix domain-containing protein, producing the protein MDMQDEIEGLAILVRDLRKHKNVTLNELAERIGRSVGFLSQVERGLSRPTVADLTTISEALGVPTTYFYSLNKPRAVRWVTRPDERRTLYYAGGITDVLASPSMSAGFSMLESHLEPGATSGEGHLDDSSEQGGFVLEGELTVWYGDDHAEPVTLYRNDSFQLPPHAQFRYANLSDQPTRVLWVFT